A stretch of Caenorhabditis elegans chromosome IV DNA encodes these proteins:
- the eef-1B.2 gene encoding putative elongation factor 1-beta/1-delta 2 (Confirmed by transcript evidence), whose translation MSVEGLLSEVKHFNAHHLDAALGEQLFYGGKRVFSDVKPGTSSGGDHGCKGGKSELKGAIHNAKHAADKALNKEGGEDVSKLREEHSALAKKVDDLASLVAELQLQLSTLRQGQTSSVAAPAAAPAAAKEEAAGDDDFDLFGSEDEEEDEEKKKVVEERLAAYAAKKATKAGPIAKSSVILDVKPWDDETDLGEMEKLVRSIEMDGLVWGGAKLIPIGYGIKKLQIITVIEDLKVSVDDLIEKITGDFEDHVQSVDIVAFNKI comes from the exons ATGTCTGTCGAGGGTCTTCTCTCTGAGGTCAAGCACTTCAACGCTCATCATTTGGATGCTGCTCTTGGAGAACAATTGTTCTATGGAGGGAAGCGTGTCTTCTCCGACGTTAAGCCAGGAACTTCTTCTGGTGGTGACCACg GATGCAAGGGAGGAAAGAGCGAGCTCAAGGGAGCTATCCACAATGCCAAGCATGCCGCTGATAAGGCTTTGAACAAAGAAG GAGGAGAGGACGTCTCCAAGCTTCGCGAAGAGCACTCTGCTCTTGCCAAGAAGGTCGACGACTTGGCCAGTCTTGTCGCTGAGCTTCAACTTCAACTCTCGACTCTTCGCCAAGGACAG accAGCTCCGTCGCTGCTCCAGCTGCCGCACCAGCCGCTGCTAAAGAGGAAGCTGCCGGAGACGACGACTTCGATCTTTTCGGATCCGAAGACGAGGAAGAGGacgaggagaagaagaaggtcGTTGAAGAGCGCCTTGCTGCCTACGCCGCAAAGAAGGCCACAAAGGCCGGCCCAATCGCCAAGTCCTCGGTCATCCTTGACGTAAAGCCATGGGATGACGAGACTGATCTCGGAGAGATGGAGAAGCTCGTCAGATCCATCGAGATGGACGGACTTGTCTGGGGAGGTGCCAAGCTGATCCCAATCGGATACGGAATCAAGAAACTCCAGATCATCACCGTCATCGAGGATCTCAAGGTTTCGGTCGATGATCTCATCGAGAAGATCACCGGAGACTTCGAGGATCACGTCCAATCCGTCGATATTGTTGCCTTCAACAAGATCTAA
- the eef-1B.2 gene encoding putative elongation factor 1-beta/1-delta 2 (Confirmed by transcript evidence): protein MSVEGLLSEVKHFNAHHLDAALGEQLFYGGKRVFSDVKPGTSSGGDHGCKGGKSELKGAIHNAKHAADKALNKEGGEDVSKLREEHSALAKKVDDLASLVAELQLQLSTLRQGQVNHRRHVLILGDGNLSFSLAIASSDPETVYFATVFDSKEQFLKKYNAHDTLNALDALSNVILCFGVDATDLPVRWSNIFNTVIMNFPHPGGKTNLRKSKILLSGIFASLRSIMDSQAVFLLSLAIGQSGLEKVSDPWMNELPSHKKDSWQAIYLGAENGFILDSLERFDTDRFASYRSSGYKETKKGFNNREGLTFSFKKCDNQQKSLRDFQLAEPPRSGKFKFNYYRPFYAQDLSILFKIGESEGEKLAVELVKSIAGNCLAAISEIEYLRSICPDPPLPNRIYRIIWHGLELPMGREMCSRIHEELRNRIAEEIVANNLPLVLT, encoded by the exons ATGTCTGTCGAGGGTCTTCTCTCTGAGGTCAAGCACTTCAACGCTCATCATTTGGATGCTGCTCTTGGAGAACAATTGTTCTATGGAGGGAAGCGTGTCTTCTCCGACGTTAAGCCAGGAACTTCTTCTGGTGGTGACCACg GATGCAAGGGAGGAAAGAGCGAGCTCAAGGGAGCTATCCACAATGCCAAGCATGCCGCTGATAAGGCTTTGAACAAAGAAG GAGGAGAGGACGTCTCCAAGCTTCGCGAAGAGCACTCTGCTCTTGCCAAGAAGGTCGACGACTTGGCCAGTCTTGTCGCTGAGCTTCAACTTCAACTCTCGACTCTTCGCCAAGGACAGGTAAATCATCGTCGTCACGTTTTGATTCTTGGCGACGGAAATCTCTCGTTTTCCCTTGCCATTGCGTCGTCAGATCCGGAAACTGTATACTTTGCAACTGTTTTTGATTCGAaagaacagtttttgaaaaaatacaacgCTCATGACACGTTAAACGCTCTAGACGCTTTGAGCAATGTGATCCTATGTTTTGGAGTTGACGCGACAGATCTGCCGGTTCGCTGGAGCAACATCTTTAACACGGTTATCATGAATTTTCCACACCCTGGCGGTAAAACCAATCTGAGAAAGAGTAAAATTTTGCTCTCCGGAATTTTTGCTTCCCTCAGAAGTATTATGGATAGCCAAGCAGTATTTCTTCTCAGTCTTGCCATTGGACAGTCTGGGCTCGAGAAGGTCTCTGATCCGTGGATGAACGAGCTCCCAAGTCACAAAAAAGATTCCTGGCAGGCAATCTATCTGGGCGCCGAGAATGGCTTCATTCTCGACAGTCTGGAGAGGTTCGATACTGATAGATTCGCATCTTATAGATCTTCCGGTTATAAAGAGACTAAAAAAGGGTTCAATAATCGTGAAGGATTGacattttccttcaaaaagtGTGATAATCAGCAGAAGTCTCTGCGCGATTTTCAATTGGCTGAGCCTCCGAGGAGTGGAAAGTTCAAGTTCAACTACTATAGGCCCTTCTACGCCCAGGATCTGTcgattttgttcaaaatcgGTGAGAGCGAAGGAGAGAAGCTCGCCGTGGAGCTCGTAAAATCGATCGCTGGAAATTGTTTAGCTGCGATTTCTGAGATTGAATATCTTCGATCCATCTGCCCAGATCCGCCACTCCCAAATAGGATCTACAGAATTATATGGCACGGCCTCGAGCTTCCGATGGGACGTGAAATGTGCTCCAGAATCCATGAAGAGCTAAGAAATCGGATTGCTGAGGAGATTGTCGCCAATAATCTTCCACTGGTGCTCACCTGA